The following proteins are encoded in a genomic region of Hippoglossus hippoglossus isolate fHipHip1 chromosome 3, fHipHip1.pri, whole genome shotgun sequence:
- the LOC117759491 gene encoding cleavage and polyadenylation specificity factor subunit 7-like gives MAAPAAAAGPSSSRRTDMYSNMHQNKEDLDRIAEANELYDAVLTGSVDQYQSVNKSLASEENSAKEEAHLTDGQTQKGGNSEKRLSLYFGNFPWWTSDKDITGLAQTLGVRDIKEIKFAENRINGQSRGYAEVVVTSEESFKILLEKIPQCKLNGDKLDCRFATRQNLTVFEDIANKRMPLRVNSKDSKDDASEKIPSLLSQEPIPPPIPPLFPQHSHPHVFPSLPSPFLGHPHPPPHHHPHPHQHPPPHQHPPPHQHPPPHQHPPPHPHPHPHPHPHFPHMLPNVPPPMPPPLFPPHPPHIHSQPPPSLHINPAFFPPGPDGHSSKAYSQQKHTPKSTDGDFEELMNRNRAVASSAISKAVSGATAGDLRVAMETLLTAIAIIKQSRVYGDERCQALVTSLKDCLVSIQGNYGYRSSSRSGDKGRDRDRGRDRERDRDRVRDQEDSSGWEAAGMSRRHRERSWSGEKDKERSRERERHRDHRDRDRDRYR, from the exons ATGGCTGCTCCTGCGGCTGCAGCCGGACCAAGCTCCTCCAGGCGGACGGACATGTACAGTAATATGCATCAAAACAAAGAG GATTTGGACAGAATTGCTGAAGCAAATGAACTCTATGATGCTGTCTTGACTGGCTCAGTGGATCAGTACCAGAGCGTCAATAAAAGTCTTGCATCCGAGGAGAATTCAGCTAAAGAGGAGGCACATTTAACAGATGGACAAACACAGAAAGGAGGGAATTCAGAGAAGAGACTGTCATTATATTTTGGGAATTTCCCCTGG TGGACATCTGACAAGGACATCACAGGACTGGCCCAAACCTTGGGTGTGAGGGACATCAAAGAGATCAAATTTGCCGAGAACAGAATTAATGGCCAGTCAAGAGG CTACGCGGAGGTGGTGGTGACCTCAGAAGAGTCATTCAAAATATTGTTGGAAAAAATACCCCAATGTAAACTGAATGGAGACAAGCTTGACTGTCGCTTTGCCACTCGACAGAACCTCACCGTGTTTGAGGACATAGCAAATAAAC GTATGCCCCTTCGCGTGAATTCCAAAGATTCCAAGGATGATGCTTCAGAAAAGATTCCTTCATTATTATCACAGGAGCCCATCCCTCCCCCTATACCTCCACTTTTTCCACAACATTCGCATCCACACGTGTTTCCCTCATTACCCAGTCCTTTCCTCGGTCACCCTCACCCACCCCCTCATCATCACCCACATCCTCACCAACATCCTCCCCCTCACCAACATCCTCCCCCTCACCAACATCCTCCCCCTCATCAACATCCCCcccctcatcctcatcctcaccctcatcctcatcctcacttCCCACATATGCTTCCAAACGTCCCACCACCCATGCCACCCCCTTTATTCCCTCCTCATCCACCCCACATTCATAGCCAACCACCTCCTAGTCTACATATAAATCCAGCTTTCTTCCCACCGGGACCAGACGGGCACAGCAGCAAAGCTTACAGCCAACAAAA acaCACACCTAAAAGTACAGATGGAGATTTTGAGGAGCTGATGAACAGAAATAGAGCCGTTGCCAGCAGTGCCATCTCCAAGGCTGTGTCTGGAGCAACAGCTG GAGACCTGCGGGTAGCGATGGAGACTCTGTTAACTGCCATTGCCATCATTAAGCAGTCCAGAGTGTACGGAGATGAACGCTGTCAAGCCCTGGTCACCTCACTCAAAGACTGTCTAGTCTCTATCCAGGGCAACTATGGCTACAG gagcagcagtCGTTCTGGGGACAAAGGAAGAGACCGCGACCGGGGTCGTGACAGGGAGCGAGACCGTGATAGAGTACGGGACCAAGAAGATTCCTCTGGCTGGGAAGCTGCCGGAATGTCTCGGAGACACAGAGAACGTTCCTGGagtggagagaaagacaagGAGCGCTCGCGGGAACGGGAAAGGCACAGAGATCATAGAGACCGAGACAGAGATCGATACCGCTGA
- the sdhaf2 gene encoding succinate dehydrogenase assembly factor 2, mitochondrial isoform X2: protein MFQAALRPAVTGLISSRGYRGDSPDDTRGDLIEMPLPPWEENPSETSYIKKRRLLYESRKRGMLENCILLSLFAKKYLNTMSDNQLRQYDRLINEPSNDWDIYYWATEAQPTPEVYEGEIMDMLKEFTKNRNQEQRLDAPSLEYLEKESH, encoded by the exons ATGTTCCAAGCAGCATTGAGACCAGCAGTCACAGGGCTAATATCATCTCGTGGTTACCGTGGCGACTCGCCAGATGACACCAGGGGGGATCTGATTGAGATGCCTTTGCCGCCTTGGGAGGAGAACCCAAGCGAGACCTCTTACATCAAGAAACGCAGACTTCTTTATGAGAGTCGCAAGAGGGGCATGCTGGAGAACTGCATTCTGCTCAG CCTCTTTGCAAAGAAATACCTGAACACGATGAGTGACAACCAGCTGCGGCAGTACGACAGACTGATAAATGAACCGAGCAACGACTGGGACATCTACTACTGGGCGACAG AAGCTCAGCCCACTCCTGAAGTTTACGAAGGAGAGATCATGGACATGCTGAAGGAGTTCACAAAGAACCGCAACCAAGAGCAGAGGTTAGATGCTCCCAGCTTGGAGTATCTGGAGAAGGAAAGTCACTGA
- the sdhaf2 gene encoding succinate dehydrogenase assembly factor 2, mitochondrial isoform X1, producing the protein MLSSVIAKKLVAGMFQAALRPAVTGLISSRGYRGDSPDDTRGDLIEMPLPPWEENPSETSYIKKRRLLYESRKRGMLENCILLSLFAKKYLNTMSDNQLRQYDRLINEPSNDWDIYYWATEAQPTPEVYEGEIMDMLKEFTKNRNQEQRLDAPSLEYLEKESH; encoded by the exons ATGTTGTCGTCCGTCATCGCCAAAAAA CTGGTGGCAGGGATGTTCCAAGCAGCATTGAGACCAGCAGTCACAGGGCTAATATCATCTCGTGGTTACCGTGGCGACTCGCCAGATGACACCAGGGGGGATCTGATTGAGATGCCTTTGCCGCCTTGGGAGGAGAACCCAAGCGAGACCTCTTACATCAAGAAACGCAGACTTCTTTATGAGAGTCGCAAGAGGGGCATGCTGGAGAACTGCATTCTGCTCAG CCTCTTTGCAAAGAAATACCTGAACACGATGAGTGACAACCAGCTGCGGCAGTACGACAGACTGATAAATGAACCGAGCAACGACTGGGACATCTACTACTGGGCGACAG AAGCTCAGCCCACTCCTGAAGTTTACGAAGGAGAGATCATGGACATGCTGAAGGAGTTCACAAAGAACCGCAACCAAGAGCAGAGGTTAGATGCTCCCAGCTTGGAGTATCTGGAGAAGGAAAGTCACTGA
- the polr2l gene encoding DNA-directed RNA polymerases I, II, and III subunit RPABC5 translates to MIIPIRCFTCGKIVGNKWEAYLGLLQAEYTEGDALDALGLKRYCCRRMLLSHVDLIEKLLNYAPLEK, encoded by the exons ATGATCATCCCTATCCGCTGCTTCACATGCGGGAAGATCGTGGGTAATAAGTGGGAGGCATACCTCGGCCTACTCCAAGCAGAGTACACTGAGGG TGATGCCCTTGATGCCCTGGGCCTGAAGAGATACTGCTGTCGGAGGATGCTCCTTTCTCACGTGGATCTTATTGAGAAGTTATTGAATTATGCTCCACTGGAGAAGTGA